TATCCCCTACAAAAGTAGAACTTTCTAGAGAATACTCAAGCATCATTTTAGAAAACAAGGAGGTTTTTAGTAAACTAGGATTTGATGTTGAAGTTTATGAAAGCGAAGTAAATATTTTAGCAATTCCTTCATTCTTTAAAGCTGAAGGAAACCCAGAAAACATCATTCTAGAGATATGTGAAAAAATAAAGGAAGGGATGGAACCAACACCAGAAAATATTCTCTCGGTCCTATCTACAATCTCTTGCAAAAGTGCGATAAAATCTGGTGAAACGATAACATCTTCAGAGGCATATAAGTTGCTAGAAGATGCTACAATTAATAACGCTTTCGTATGTCCACATGGCAGACCTTCACTTGTCTATGTAGATAGAGAAAAGCTGGAAGAGGTTTTTTTAAGATAAGGATTTAAACATCAGGAAAGAATTAGCGACGAAGAGATTGGTAATACTTGCAGAGATCTACCAACTTGCACACATCACACCGAGGCTTTACGGGCTTACAAATAGTTTGTCCAAAAGATACCATAAGGTGGTTTATCTTCTTCCAGTAGTTTTTTGGTAATACTTTCATCAACTCAACTTCAGTTTCCTCAGGAGTTTTGGTATTAACAAGGCCAAGTCTGTTAGAAATTCTATGAACATGGGTATCTACACATATGACATTTTTACCAAATGCAGTAGATAGAACAAGATTTGCTGTTTTTCTACCAACACCTGGGAGATTCAGAAGATCGTCAATATTCGCAGGAACATTACCTCCATACTTTTCCAAAATCTCTTTTGCAATTTTTTTTATAGCCTTTGCTTTGTTTCTGTAAAAACCAACAGGATATATCATTCTCTCAAGCTCTTTGGTAGATATCTCCACAAAATCTCTGGCTTCTTTAAGATCCTTAAAGAGTTCACTAGCAACAGAGTAGGTTATTTCATCCTTGGTTCTAAGACTTAGGATTGTAGAGACTAAAATCTGAAATGGTGTTTTACCCTTTAGAGAGCTATACCTTTTGACAAGAGATTCCTCATTTTCCCAAACTTCTTCTAGAAAAGAGATTATTGTTTTTACTTCTCTTTTACTGATTCTCACATTTATATAGTGTTAATCATTGCTTTAACGAAAGCATTGAAGACTGGATTTGGAGAAAATATTGAAGACTGGAACTCTGGGTGGAACTGCACTCCAATCATGAACCTACTGTTAGAATTCTCCAGAACTTCCACTAGACCAGTATCGCTGAATCCCGAAAAG
The nucleotide sequence above comes from Brevinematia bacterium. Encoded proteins:
- the nth gene encoding endonuclease III, which encodes MRISKREVKTIISFLEEVWENEESLVKRYSSLKGKTPFQILVSTILSLRTKDEITYSVASELFKDLKEARDFVEISTKELERMIYPVGFYRNKAKAIKKIAKEILEKYGGNVPANIDDLLNLPGVGRKTANLVLSTAFGKNVICVDTHVHRISNRLGLVNTKTPEETEVELMKVLPKNYWKKINHLMVSFGQTICKPVKPRCDVCKLVDLCKYYQSLRR